DNA sequence from the Nocardia fluminea genome:
AGGTATGCACTCGCGACGTGCCTTGAATGGTGAGCGTGTCGATGAGGAAGACCTGTTGCGACACCGAGTCGACCAGGACACGGCCCGGGAGCGTGCCCGTCGGCGCCTTGTAAGGCGCACCGGGCAGCGTGGTCAGCGCTCCGTTCTCGGCGATGTCGAAGCCGGCGATGCCGCCCGCCATCGCCTCGGCCATATACATGCGTTTGCTGTCGGAGGTGAACATCGCTCCGTGCGGCAGCGGCATCAAGCCGGTACGGAAGGGAGATCCGGGTACCGGTGTCAGCTTCCCGTCGGCGCCGATCGAATAGCCCGATACATTGCCCTCTGCCTCATTACTGGTGTAGAGGAAACGTCCGTCCGGAGTGACGCCGGGAATGGTCGACATCAATCCTGCGGGTACCGAATCCACTTCTGTCAGCGAGCCGTTCGGACCCACAGCGTAACTGAGCACCGTGGCGTCGAGCCAGCCCACCATGAAGAGATACTTCCCGTCGGGCGAGATGGCGGGCATGCTCAGTCCGCTGATCCCAGGGATCAGCACCGGAGTCGCCCCCGTCGGCGTGAGTCCGCCCGTGCTGGTGATGCGGTAGGCACGGATTTCGTTCGTCACCGCGCCGGTGGTCACAAACAGTGTCTTGCCATCGGGTGCCGCCAGTATTCCCACGCCGGGGCCGCCGAGTTCGAGGTGTGCGTCCGCGATGGGGGTGAGCGTGCCGTTTGCGCCGAGTTCGAATCCGTTCACCGTGCCCGACACGACGTTCGCCGAATAGACTTTCCGGCCATCCGGAGTAATCGTCACGGACAGCGCACCGGTTCCCGAGGCGAACGGCGAACCCGCCACCTTCGACAGCTTGCCCGTGCGGTCGAGACCGAGCACGCTGATATTCGACGAGGCTGCGCCGGAGATCACCACAAATCTTGCTCCCGGGTCCGCCAGTGCGACCGAGGAGTCCAGCCAACCTCCCGATGCGAGAGCGAGCGCGAGGGTGAGACCGGCTGCGGCCCGTCGCGGACGAGAGTTTTTGGTCCAGAACATTCCGTGAAACCTCCAGCTGGCCGGCGAGCACCACTGCTCCCGACCGATCAGAATTCGCGCGATGTGCGCTCATGCAAGGGAACCGGCGCCAATTAGCGCGCCGCCCTTCCTCTGCGAGGCTAGGCAGGAAGTCAGCGACGAGGTGTCCAATAATGTGGACATACAAGATATTTCGGTCAGTGATAATTCCTGATTTCAGCGAACAGCAGAAAGGCCCTGCCGACCGAAGTCGACAGGGCCTTTTCCGGAATTTCTTCGGTACAGCGAGACTAGTTACCGAAGCCCGAGGCATCGGTCGGCTGGTTCTCGAGCACCAGTGTCTTGGTCTCCAAAAACGGAAGCAGGCCCTCGGTGCCGCCCTCCCGGCCGACGCCCGACAGCTTGAAGCCACCGAAAGCGATCGAGAAGTCGGTGCGCGGACCGTTGTGCCCCACTGTGCCGGTGCGCAGTTTGCGCGCGACGCGGTAGGCACGATCGGTGTCGTTGGTGAAGACCGCGGCGTTGAGCCCGTAGGGGTTGTCGTTGGCCAGCGCGATGGCGTCGTCCTCGTCCTTCGCCGCGATGACGGCGAGCACCGGTCCGAAGATCTCCTCGGTCGCGATCACCGACTTGTTGTCGACGTTCGCGAAAACGGTCGGCTCCACGAAGAAGCCGCGTTCCAGCCCGGCCGGTCGGCCGCCGCCGGTGACCAGGCGCGCGCCGTCGGCTTTGCCCGCGGCGATGTAGCTCTCGACGCGTTCGCGCTGGCGCGCGGAGGCGAGCGGGCCCATGTTGACGGTCTCATCGAACGGGTCACCGACACGCAGCGCGCTCATCGCGGTACCGAGCGCGTCGGCC
Encoded proteins:
- a CDS encoding lactonase family protein — encoded protein: MFWTKNSRPRRAAAGLTLALALASGGWLDSSVALADPGARFVVISGAASSNISVLGLDRTGKLSKVAGSPFASGTGALSVTITPDGRKVYSANVVSGTVNGFELGANGTLTPIADAHLELGGPGVGILAAPDGKTLFVTTGAVTNEIRAYRITSTGGLTPTGATPVLIPGISGLSMPAISPDGKYLFMVGWLDATVLSYAVGPNGSLTEVDSVPAGLMSTIPGVTPDGRFLYTSNEAEGNVSGYSIGADGKLTPVPGSPFRTGLMPLPHGAMFTSDSKRMYMAEAMAGGIAGFDIAENGALTTLPGAPYKAPTGTLPGRVLVDSVSQQVFLIDTLTIQGTSRVHTYAMAPDGRLALTDAPAVDTGLLFADGPNAWVATQ